In Tistrella mobilis, the genomic window AGCAATATTTCCGGAAGATGGGACTTCAGGTCCGCTACTTCATGCCCCGGGGCAGCATGGCACCGCTGGCATTCTACTTTTCTGGAGATCTTCTCAATAATTACACCGATCTGGAGCTGATCGGCACTATCTCTACGATGGAGACCTTCCAACGGATCTACCGACCCGAGATCTACAATGCCAATTCCGCCGCCGGTGCGGTCTATCGGCCCAGCCTTGAGCATCAGGATCATTCGCTGACCCGGATCGTCTACGACCGCGAAGAACGAAGCCGACTGGCCACCCAGCAGGGCAGATTCGCCGAAGACCACTTCATCAAGCCGCATCGGGCCGTTCTGGACGCATGGTCCGCCCGCTTCGCCGCCTGACCCGCCCCCAAGACATACAAGCCCCAACACATACAAGGCTAACTCAATGACCAGGCTCCTCCCCACATCGACCGCCGGCAGTCTCCCCAAACCCTCCTGGCTGGCCGAGCCCGAAAAGCTCTGGTCGCCCTGGAAGCTGCAGGGCGCGGACCTTATCGAGGGGAAACAGGACGCTCTGCGCGCGACCCTGTCCGAGCAGGAGCGTGCGGGGATTGATATCGTCTCCGACGGTGAACAGACGCGTCAGCATTTCGTCACCACCTTCATCGAGCATCTGACCGGCGTCGATTTTGAAAAGCGCGAGACCGTGAAGATCCGCGACCGCTACGATGCGAGCGTGCCCACCGTCGTGGGGGCGGTGTCCCGCGACAGGCCGGTCTTCGTCGAGGATGCCAGGTTCCTGCGCGCACAGACCGCCAGCCCGATCAAATGGGCGCTGCCGGGGCCGATGACGATGATCGACACGCTCTACGACGCCCACTATCGGAGCCGCGAGAAACTCGCCTGGGAATTCGCCACGATCCTCAATCAGGAAGCCCGCGAGCTTGAAGCCGCCGGGGTCGATATCATCCAGTTCGACGAACCCGCCTTCAACGTGTTCTTCGATGAAGTGAACGATTGGGGCGTCGCCACCCTCGAACGTGCGATCGAGGGGCTGACATGCGAGACGGCCGTCCATATCTGCTACGGCTATGGCATCAAGGCGAATATCGACTGGAAGAAGACCCTCGGATCGGAATGGCGCCAGTACGAGCGAACCTTCCCCAGGCTTCAGGCCTCCAATATCGACCTGGTTTCGCTGGAATGCCACAACTCGCATGTTCCGATGGACCTGATCGAGCTCCTCCGTGGCAAGAAGGTGATGGTCGGGGCCATCGACGTGGCGACCAATACCATTGAAACCCCTGAGGACGTGGCCGAGACCCTGCGAAAGGCGCTTCGGTTCGTGGATGCGGACAAGCTTTATCCCTGCACCAATTGCGGCATGGCCCCGCTCTCCCGCGATGTCGCTCGCGGCAAGCTCAGGGCACTCGGCGCAGGCGCGGAGATTGTCCGGCAGGAACTCTCTGCCTCCCCGGCTTAAGTAAATGCGAACAAGGATGACCTGTTCCTGCCCCCGGGATCTCCCCGGGTTAGTCGGCCTTCTCCCGCGGCAACAGCGTCGCCGCCACAGCCGCCGCGGCGAGGGCC contains:
- a CDS encoding methionine synthase; its protein translation is MTRLLPTSTAGSLPKPSWLAEPEKLWSPWKLQGADLIEGKQDALRATLSEQERAGIDIVSDGEQTRQHFVTTFIEHLTGVDFEKRETVKIRDRYDASVPTVVGAVSRDRPVFVEDARFLRAQTASPIKWALPGPMTMIDTLYDAHYRSREKLAWEFATILNQEARELEAAGVDIIQFDEPAFNVFFDEVNDWGVATLERAIEGLTCETAVHICYGYGIKANIDWKKTLGSEWRQYERTFPRLQASNIDLVSLECHNSHVPMDLIELLRGKKVMVGAIDVATNTIETPEDVAETLRKALRFVDADKLYPCTNCGMAPLSRDVARGKLRALGAGAEIVRQELSASPA